In Candidatus Pelagibacter sp. HIMB1321, a single genomic region encodes these proteins:
- a CDS encoding 20S proteasome subunit A/B: MTYCIGINVNDGMVFASDSRTNAGLDDVNTYSKMFNYAVGDRNLVIVTSGNLATSQAVFSSIKKDLEASNPITSLNTCTTIEEVASYVGSLTVKHSSPQGINEEVLQLGSSYIVGGQIRNQKSEIYLVYPQGNYIRPSEARPYLIIGEINYGKPILDRVLKPEISLGDAARCALISMDSTIKSDLRVGPPIDFVVYKKGLIEPIYINKFEINDPEYSSITSSWSQSIIRAFETFPRFNWEK, from the coding sequence ATGACTTATTGCATAGGAATTAACGTCAACGATGGAATGGTATTTGCATCAGACTCTAGAACAAATGCTGGATTAGACGATGTTAATACTTATAGCAAAATGTTTAATTATGCTGTTGGAGATAGAAATTTAGTAATTGTTACCTCTGGAAATTTAGCAACATCACAAGCTGTCTTCAGTTCTATTAAAAAAGATTTAGAAGCAAGTAATCCTATTACTAGTCTTAATACCTGCACAACAATAGAAGAGGTTGCAAGTTATGTTGGATCATTAACTGTAAAACATTCTTCTCCGCAAGGAATTAATGAAGAAGTTTTGCAATTGGGTTCATCATATATTGTTGGTGGACAAATAAGGAACCAGAAATCTGAAATTTATTTAGTTTATCCTCAAGGTAATTATATCAGACCTTCAGAGGCAAGGCCTTATTTAATAATTGGGGAAATTAATTATGGTAAACCAATTTTAGATAGAGTTTTAAAACCAGAAATATCATTAGGCGATGCAGCAAGGTGTGCTTTAATTTCAATGGATTCAACTATCAAGAGTGACCTTAGAGTTGGTCCCCCTATAGATTTTGTCGTTTATAAAAAAGGTCTTATTGAACCAATTTATATAAATAAGTTTGAAATTAATGATCCAGAATATTCTTCAATCACAAGTAGTTGGTCGCAGAGTATAATTAGAGCATTTGAAACTTTTCCAAGATTTAATTGGGAAAAATAA
- a CDS encoding pentapeptide repeat-containing protein, with the protein MKKFLIVIFFAFININHSFSACDDPLGDGVDYSFCQFSEEQDLSRAYAPNSDLSFISFIKVNLDKSILMNTNLSNGNFAEASFFRANLYEANLEGGNFEKSNFTSANLTRVNFKGSSLIEANFKDSNLFGSDFTGANITNASFEGANLNNSIWIDGSKCNLGSIGLCNNND; encoded by the coding sequence ATGAAAAAGTTCCTAATAGTAATTTTTTTTGCTTTTATAAATATCAATCATTCTTTTTCTGCTTGTGATGATCCTTTAGGAGATGGAGTAGATTATTCTTTTTGTCAATTTTCAGAAGAACAAGATTTAAGTAGAGCTTATGCTCCAAATTCTGACTTATCTTTTATAAGTTTTATAAAAGTTAATTTAGATAAATCTATTTTGATGAATACAAACTTATCCAATGGTAATTTTGCTGAAGCTTCTTTTTTTAGAGCAAATTTGTATGAAGCAAATTTAGAAGGAGGAAACTTTGAAAAATCAAATTTTACAAGTGCAAACCTTACAAGAGTTAATTTTAAAGGCTCCTCTTTAATTGAAGCAAATTTTAAAGATAGCAATCTATTTGGCTCTGATTTTACAGGTGCAAATATAACTAATGCTTCTTTTGAGGGAGCAAATTTGAATAATTCAATATGGATTGATGGTTCAAAGTGTAATCTAGGTTCAATTGGTCTATGTAACAATAATGACTAA
- a CDS encoding sodium:solute symporter family transporter has protein sequence MDKTYFISQSTSLTLVIIISLIFTGLGLYHSRKFKGLNNYLTANRNIGLFSLTTSMVASALGAWILFGPASAATWGGIGAVIGYSLGTAFPMIFLIYLGQKIRKDFPKGSTLIEFLRKKFGKSLFKLILLMIIFYMFIFLCAEVTAVAILINYISGTELWITSFIILIGTLTYTLYGGLRASIFTDNIQMIVIGGLLVISALYLINFTGDQFSFSYVKSKNPQLLSTSYIPNFTAGLTFFIAVAATNLFHQGNWQRVYAAKNNDVLKKSLIISFIIIIPIVFFMGFTGLISISADPKVLPDLGFFSLLLKEQTKLLSIIIVILGLALTISTVDTLINAISSLIIVDGKATFNLDKKTNYLVFSKYIIIVLSIIAFIVASKGFSVLYLFLLADLFCCAFVLTVFYSFYNKAINEKTAYISIIVGLIGGFLLFPSPDFSKSLLVGILMSKEFFAPFVSQSLLFLSFIVATFLPAVIFKLKKF, from the coding sequence ATGGATAAAACATACTTTATAAGTCAATCAACCTCATTAACTCTTGTAATAATAATAAGTTTAATTTTTACTGGTCTAGGTCTTTATCATTCACGAAAATTTAAAGGACTTAACAATTATTTAACAGCAAATAGAAATATAGGTTTATTTTCATTAACCACTAGTATGGTCGCATCTGCATTAGGTGCCTGGATTTTATTTGGACCTGCATCCGCAGCTACATGGGGAGGTATCGGTGCTGTAATTGGGTATTCTTTAGGTACAGCTTTTCCAATGATTTTCTTAATCTATCTAGGCCAAAAAATTAGAAAAGATTTTCCAAAAGGTTCAACACTAATTGAGTTTCTAAGAAAGAAATTTGGAAAAAGTTTGTTCAAATTAATTTTATTAATGATCATTTTTTATATGTTTATTTTTTTATGTGCTGAAGTAACAGCGGTTGCAATATTAATTAACTATATATCTGGCACAGAGCTATGGATTACATCTTTTATAATTTTAATTGGAACTTTGACTTATACTTTATATGGTGGCTTAAGAGCCTCAATATTTACGGACAATATTCAAATGATTGTAATTGGAGGTCTACTTGTAATTTCAGCATTATATCTAATTAATTTTACTGGTGATCAATTTTCTTTTTCATATGTGAAAAGTAAAAATCCACAGTTATTGAGTACTAGTTATATTCCAAATTTCACAGCTGGATTAACTTTTTTTATAGCTGTTGCTGCAACAAATCTATTTCATCAAGGTAATTGGCAAAGAGTGTATGCAGCAAAAAATAATGATGTTTTGAAAAAAAGTTTAATAATTTCTTTTATTATCATAATTCCAATTGTATTTTTTATGGGTTTCACAGGACTTATTTCAATATCAGCTGACCCAAAAGTATTACCTGATCTTGGTTTTTTTTCATTATTGTTAAAAGAACAAACGAAACTTTTATCTATAATAATTGTAATTCTTGGCTTAGCTCTAACAATCTCAACAGTTGATACATTGATTAATGCAATATCAAGTTTGATCATCGTAGATGGGAAGGCAACTTTCAATTTAGATAAAAAAACAAACTATTTGGTTTTTTCTAAATATATAATTATTGTTTTATCAATCATTGCTTTTATTGTGGCTTCAAAAGGATTTAGCGTGTTATACCTATTTCTGTTAGCTGATCTTTTTTGTTGTGCTTTTGTTTTAACAGTATTTTATAGTTTTTATAATAAAGCGATAAATGAGAAGACTGCTTACATATCAATTATTGTAGGTTTGATTGGTGGATTTTTATTATTTCCATCACCAGACTTTTCTAAAAGTTTATTAGTTGGTATTTTAATGTCTAAAGAATTCTTTGCACCATTTGTGTCACAATCATTATTGTTTTTATCATTTATTGTTGCAACTTTTTTGCCAGCAGTCATTTTTAAATTAAAAAAGTTTTAA
- a CDS encoding radical SAM protein: protein MNNLINNKFKDPKVTADGSDRAFVEAEKIKTLWFNTGTLCNIECKNCYIESSPKNDRLVYLTFDEVKNFIDEAIEKNLGTEKIGFTGGEPFMNKDIIRMIEYSLSKGLKTLVLSNAMKPMLNRVEEIKKVNHKNLTIRVSIDHYEKSKHEEIRGNNTYDIMMKGLKWLDENNFNYALATRLLWNETEEELRKNFGIFLKNNHLKLNTNSKQELVTFAEMDESVDTPEITTSCWDILKKNPKDIMCSSSRMIVRKKGLKKLSVIACTLLPYDEEFDLGQTLTNSLQKIYLNHKHCSKFCVLGGSSCS from the coding sequence GTGAATAATTTGATAAATAACAAATTCAAAGACCCAAAAGTAACAGCAGATGGAAGTGATAGAGCTTTTGTGGAAGCTGAAAAAATTAAAACATTATGGTTTAATACAGGAACACTTTGCAATATTGAATGTAAAAACTGCTATATTGAGTCTAGCCCTAAAAATGATCGTCTTGTTTATTTAACTTTTGATGAAGTAAAAAACTTTATTGATGAAGCAATAGAAAAAAATCTAGGAACTGAGAAAATTGGTTTTACTGGTGGTGAGCCTTTTATGAATAAAGATATTATAAGGATGATTGAATATTCTTTATCAAAAGGTCTTAAAACACTTGTTTTATCTAATGCAATGAAGCCTATGCTAAATAGGGTTGAAGAGATTAAAAAGGTTAATCATAAAAATTTGACGATAAGAGTTTCGATAGATCACTATGAAAAGTCAAAACATGAAGAGATTAGAGGAAATAATACCTACGATATAATGATGAAGGGTCTTAAATGGTTGGATGAAAATAATTTTAATTATGCCCTTGCAACAAGACTTTTATGGAATGAAACAGAAGAAGAGTTAAGAAAAAATTTTGGAATATTTTTAAAAAACAATCACTTAAAATTAAATACTAATTCCAAACAGGAATTAGTAACTTTTGCAGAGATGGATGAGAGTGTTGATACACCAGAAATTACAACATCATGCTGGGATATTTTAAAAAAAAACCCAAAAGACATTATGTGTTCATCTTCTAGAATGATAGTTAGAAAAAAAGGTTTAAAGAAACTAAGTGTTATTGCTTGCACACTTCTTCCTTACGATGAAGAATTTGATTTAGGACAAACCTTGACAAATTCACTTCAAAAAATATACCTCAACCACAAACACTGTTCAAAATTTTGTGTTCTTGGTGGTTCAAGCTGTAGCTAA
- a CDS encoding TVP38/TMEM64 family protein: MKKNRGKIFFGLVFFTIIIVSYFTDLSEILSFEIIKDTYQDIKILVNNNYTIYYLAFFILYIVVTAFALPISLLKTLLAGALFGFWPGLILVSFASSIGSTFCFLFSRYALRAYTQRRFAVYLEKVNKGIETDGWLYLLFLRLSPIFPFFVINLVFGLTKMRTLEFYIVSQIGMFIGTAIFVNAGVQIANLNSLEEILTLKIILSLTIIGIFPILIKFIYKKIKND, translated from the coding sequence ATGAAAAAAAATCGAGGTAAAATATTTTTTGGTTTAGTATTTTTTACAATTATAATTGTAAGTTATTTTACTGATCTTAGTGAAATTTTATCATTTGAAATTATTAAAGATACTTATCAGGATATTAAAATATTAGTTAACAATAATTACACAATCTATTATTTAGCATTTTTCATTTTATATATAGTTGTTACTGCTTTTGCTTTACCAATTTCACTTCTTAAAACATTATTAGCTGGAGCCTTATTTGGATTTTGGCCTGGATTGATATTAGTATCATTTGCAAGTTCGATTGGATCTACTTTTTGTTTTTTATTTTCACGTTATGCACTTAGAGCTTATACTCAAAGAAGATTTGCCGTATATTTAGAAAAAGTTAATAAAGGAATAGAAACTGATGGATGGCTTTACCTTCTATTTTTAAGGTTAAGTCCAATTTTTCCATTTTTTGTTATCAACTTAGTTTTTGGATTAACCAAGATGAGAACACTGGAGTTTTATATTGTATCCCAAATTGGAATGTTTATAGGAACTGCTATTTTTGTTAATGCTGGAGTTCAAATTGCAAATTTGAATTCGTTAGAGGAAATTTTAACATTAAAGATTATTTTATCTCTAACAATTATCGGTATTTTTCCAATATTAATAAAATTTATTTATAAAAAGATTAAAAATGACTAA
- a CDS encoding glycine cleavage T C-terminal barrel domain-containing protein, producing the protein MSKEFDYDKVRHVTSVDQSDRKVPYNLRQSGPTKVEMLISTRVRKSPYWHLSMKAGCWRATVYNRIYHPRGYVKPEDGGAMVEYDAIVNHVTMWNVAVERQIRVKGPDAEKFTDYVITRDATKISPMRARYVILCNAYGGVLNDPILLRISEDEFWFSLSDSDIGMYLQGVNADGRFDVEIDEIDVSPVQIQGPKSKALMKDLCGDQVDFDNMPFYGLASAKIGGRDVVISQSGFSGEAGYEIYLRDSTLYAEDMWNAVLEAGKKHSLMVIAPAHHRRIQAGILSWGQDMDHQHNPFQCNLGYQVSLSGKGEWNKKGDYVGKAALEKMGKELKEGKKPYKLQLVGLELGGKPIEEYAPDFWLISPESGGDPVGFITSPWYHPEKKQNIAMGYVPFDGTLNANGFPKGKVGTKYKVHLPEIYSETPGQPVDAVVVDIPFKESFNANTREVVKG; encoded by the coding sequence ATGTCTAAAGAGTTCGATTACGACAAAGTAAGGCATGTTACGTCAGTCGATCAGTCTGACAGAAAAGTACCGTATAACTTAAGACAAAGCGGTCCTACTAAAGTAGAAATGCTAATATCAACAAGGGTAAGAAAATCTCCATATTGGCATTTATCAATGAAAGCAGGTTGTTGGAGAGCAACTGTTTATAATCGTATTTATCATCCAAGAGGATATGTAAAACCTGAAGATGGTGGTGCAATGGTTGAGTACGATGCAATTGTAAATCACGTTACAATGTGGAACGTGGCTGTTGAAAGACAAATTAGAGTTAAGGGTCCTGATGCAGAAAAATTTACAGACTACGTTATCACAAGAGATGCAACTAAAATTTCACCAATGAGAGCACGTTACGTAATTTTATGTAACGCTTATGGTGGTGTTTTAAATGATCCAATTCTTCTTAGAATTTCTGAAGATGAGTTTTGGTTCAGTCTTTCTGACAGTGATATTGGAATGTATTTACAGGGTGTAAATGCAGATGGAAGATTTGATGTAGAAATTGATGAAATTGATGTCAGTCCAGTTCAAATCCAAGGTCCAAAATCAAAAGCACTCATGAAAGATCTTTGCGGTGATCAAGTTGATTTTGATAACATGCCATTCTACGGTTTAGCATCCGCTAAAATAGGTGGAAGAGATGTGGTAATTTCTCAATCAGGTTTTTCAGGAGAAGCTGGTTATGAAATATATCTAAGAGACTCTACTTTATATGCTGAGGACATGTGGAATGCTGTTTTAGAAGCTGGAAAGAAACATAGCCTGATGGTTATTGCGCCTGCTCACCACAGAAGGATTCAAGCAGGAATTCTTTCTTGGGGCCAAGATATGGATCACCAACATAATCCTTTTCAATGTAACCTAGGTTATCAGGTTTCATTATCTGGAAAAGGTGAATGGAATAAAAAAGGTGATTACGTTGGAAAAGCAGCACTTGAGAAAATGGGCAAAGAACTAAAAGAAGGAAAAAAACCATACAAACTTCAATTAGTTGGTCTTGAATTAGGTGGTAAACCTATTGAAGAATATGCTCCTGATTTTTGGTTAATTTCTCCAGAAAGTGGTGGTGATCCGGTTGGATTCATAACTTCTCCTTGGTATCATCCAGAGAAAAAACAAAATATTGCAATGGGATATGTGCCATTTGATGGAACACTGAATGCAAATGGTTTTCCAAAAGGTAAGGTTGGAACTAAATATAAAGTTCATTTACCTGAAATCTACTCTGAAACACCAGGTCAACCTGTTGATGCAGTGGTAGTGGATATTCCATTTAAAGAATCTTTCAACGCAAATACAAGAGAAGTTGTAAAAGGTTAA
- a CDS encoding methylenetetrahydrofolate reductase: MNFSIEIGPNSNIETLPALNDVYITMLPGGDYKETANKALELVKKGFNPVPHFPARSMSNEQELKDYVNKCKDGGVKQALIIGGGRDPVGKFDSSFQLLETGYFEKMKIGIAGHPEGSPDISDTDLEKAMIDKKPYADYIVTQWLLDPQPIIDFISKQSVPVHVGITGPLKISSLIKFANIVGAKNSLNFLKSNFSKALDLLKPKDPNDLIGKVKSHTDNFHIYTFGGLKETNKWLKENKYV, encoded by the coding sequence ATGAATTTTTCTATAGAGATAGGCCCTAACTCTAATATTGAAACCTTACCAGCCTTGAATGATGTTTATATTACTATGCTTCCTGGCGGGGATTATAAAGAGACTGCAAATAAAGCATTAGAACTTGTGAAAAAAGGTTTTAACCCAGTCCCACACTTTCCAGCAAGGTCAATGAGTAATGAGCAAGAATTAAAAGATTATGTCAATAAATGTAAAGATGGTGGCGTTAAACAAGCTTTAATAATTGGTGGTGGTAGAGATCCAGTTGGAAAATTTGATAGTTCATTTCAACTTTTAGAAACAGGTTATTTTGAAAAAATGAAAATAGGGATAGCGGGACATCCTGAAGGTAGTCCAGATATATCCGATACAGATTTAGAAAAAGCTATGATTGATAAAAAGCCTTATGCTGATTATATTGTAACTCAGTGGTTACTTGATCCTCAGCCTATTATAGATTTTATTTCTAAACAAAGCGTACCAGTGCATGTTGGAATTACTGGGCCTTTAAAAATATCTAGCTTAATAAAATTTGCTAATATTGTGGGGGCAAAAAATTCCTTAAACTTTCTTAAATCTAATTTTAGTAAGGCGTTGGATTTATTGAAACCTAAAGACCCTAATGATTTAATTGGGAAAGTTAAATCGCATACTGATAACTTCCACATTTATACATTCGGCGGCTTGAAGGAAACAAACAAGTGGTTGAAGGAGAACAAATATGTCTAA
- a CDS encoding aromatic ring-hydroxylating oxygenase subunit alpha: MDLINKITNNSSAIDFEKLSNVDRPIEAANGLPNQCYTDDNYLKYEREKIFCDKWTVIGVGSSLPKSGDARPYNLLGIPLLIVRDREHQIRVFHNVCSHRGFKLVDKPCGLKNVIRCPYHSWAYDFSGRLIATPHVGGLNVHESEKFDKAKSNLKEVRSTVWMDMIFVNINSNEIDFEEYIQPLEQRWSKFINKEDQKLINYSNDFGYFNLEVNSNWKFAIENYCESYHLPTIHPELNKVSNINDHYHIQGLPNRFAGQGSKKYQTLTKEDKRFDTFKNWNKEQLQHSEYIALFPNVMIGLHIDHFYIFWLEPLATNKTREHMNMYYIGNESANGDELKELRKQNSKFWKDVMLEDISAIEGMQEGRGSPVYNGGNFSPVMDAPTHQFHKWVASNLSK; the protein is encoded by the coding sequence GTGGATCTAATAAATAAAATTACAAATAATTCAAGTGCTATAGACTTTGAGAAGCTCTCAAATGTAGATAGGCCAATTGAGGCCGCAAATGGCCTACCCAATCAATGCTACACTGATGATAATTATCTAAAATACGAAAGAGAGAAAATTTTTTGTGATAAATGGACAGTTATTGGAGTAGGAAGCTCTTTACCCAAATCTGGAGATGCAAGACCATACAATTTACTAGGGATTCCTTTATTGATAGTTAGAGACAGAGAACATCAAATTAGAGTATTTCATAATGTTTGTAGCCATAGAGGATTTAAACTTGTGGATAAGCCATGTGGTCTTAAAAATGTAATTAGATGCCCATATCACTCATGGGCTTATGATTTTAGCGGAAGATTAATAGCAACCCCTCATGTTGGAGGCCTTAATGTTCACGAATCAGAAAAATTTGATAAAGCTAAAAGTAATCTAAAAGAGGTTAGATCTACAGTTTGGATGGATATGATTTTTGTTAATATTAATTCAAACGAAATTGATTTTGAAGAGTATATTCAACCATTAGAGCAAAGATGGTCAAAATTTATTAATAAAGAAGATCAAAAATTAATTAATTACTCGAATGATTTTGGTTATTTTAATTTAGAGGTTAACTCTAATTGGAAATTTGCTATAGAAAATTATTGTGAAAGCTATCATTTACCAACAATTCATCCTGAATTAAACAAAGTATCAAATATTAACGATCATTATCATATACAAGGTTTGCCTAATAGATTTGCTGGCCAGGGAAGTAAAAAATATCAAACTTTAACCAAGGAAGATAAAAGATTTGATACTTTTAAAAATTGGAACAAAGAACAATTACAACACTCAGAATATATAGCTTTGTTTCCAAATGTAATGATCGGATTACATATAGATCATTTTTATATTTTTTGGTTAGAGCCTCTTGCTACCAATAAAACTCGAGAACATATGAATATGTATTATATTGGCAATGAAAGTGCTAATGGTGATGAGCTTAAAGAACTTAGAAAACAAAATTCTAAATTTTGGAAAGATGTAATGCTTGAAGATATAAGTGCAATTGAAGGAATGCAAGAAGGCAGAGGTTCACCTGTATACAATGGTGGAAATTTTTCGCCCGTAATGGATGCACCAACACATCAGTTTCATAAATGGGTAGCAAGTAATTTATCTAAATGA
- a CDS encoding AAA family ATPase — translation MKIILIMGLPGSGKTTLANELAPMLNAKRLNADEVRKEANDWDFSEEGRKRQSKRMADFALKLKEEGCNVVADFICPTPEARSLFPADYVIWVDTIKEGRFDDTNKMFIKPEKFDYHVTTQDAKNWAPKILKEIQ, via the coding sequence ATGAAAATTATTTTAATAATGGGTTTACCAGGTTCTGGTAAAACAACTTTGGCCAATGAATTAGCACCAATGTTAAATGCTAAAAGATTAAATGCAGATGAAGTTAGAAAGGAAGCAAATGACTGGGATTTTTCAGAGGAAGGGAGAAAAAGACAATCTAAAAGAATGGCGGATTTTGCTTTAAAATTAAAAGAGGAAGGATGTAATGTTGTGGCTGATTTTATATGTCCGACACCTGAGGCGCGATCTTTATTTCCAGCAGATTATGTAATTTGGGTAGATACTATTAAAGAGGGTAGATTTGATGACACAAATAAAATGTTTATCAAACCAGAAAAATTTGATTATCATGTAACAACACAAGATGCTAAAAATTGGGCACCTAAAATTTTAAAGGAGATACAATAA
- a CDS encoding enoyl-CoA hydratase, producing the protein MNIKNKKLFDGVVIVTIDEPKTYNSLSFKNLSDLLKTLQKLDKDKKVKVIILEGAGKGFSAGHNLKEVKGLKNRVKYQKLFNLCSKVMLQIVEGKKPVIAKVHGAAFAAGCQLVASCDLAYSTKDALFATPGVNIGLFCSTPMVAVSRKINRKPMMQMLLTGEPIKANFAKEIGLINDYYPKSKLNNEVLKIAKKIASKSNLTIKIGKEAFYKQLEMPLRKAYAYTSQMMTKNMMAMDAKEGISAFLEKRTPKWKNK; encoded by the coding sequence ATGAATATCAAAAATAAAAAATTATTTGATGGGGTTGTTATAGTTACAATAGATGAGCCTAAAACTTATAATTCTCTTTCATTTAAAAATTTATCAGATCTTCTCAAAACACTTCAAAAATTAGACAAAGACAAAAAAGTAAAAGTAATTATTCTTGAGGGAGCAGGAAAAGGTTTTAGCGCCGGTCATAACTTAAAAGAGGTAAAAGGCTTAAAGAATAGAGTTAAATATCAAAAACTATTCAATTTATGCTCTAAGGTTATGCTTCAAATAGTTGAAGGAAAAAAACCAGTAATAGCAAAAGTACATGGAGCTGCTTTTGCGGCAGGCTGCCAGTTAGTTGCAAGTTGTGATTTGGCATACAGCACAAAGGATGCATTATTTGCAACCCCAGGGGTTAACATAGGTTTATTCTGCAGCACACCAATGGTTGCTGTTAGTCGTAAAATAAATAGAAAACCAATGATGCAAATGCTTTTAACTGGTGAACCAATAAAAGCTAATTTTGCAAAAGAGATTGGATTAATTAATGATTACTATCCAAAATCAAAACTTAATAACGAAGTTTTAAAAATTGCAAAAAAAATTGCCTCTAAATCAAATCTTACAATAAAAATTGGTAAAGAAGCTTTTTACAAGCAATTAGAAATGCCACTTAGAAAAGCATACGCATACACAAGTCAGATGATGACTAAAAATATGATGGCTATGGATGCTAAAGAAGGTATCTCAGCTTTTTTAGAAAAAAGAACTCCTAAGTGGAAAAATAAATAA
- a CDS encoding CoA-binding protein: MPDIKEILDKNKTIAMIGVSKDHKKPSTIVMKRMQEYGFKVIPVNPRAKGEKILGEEVFEKITDIKEKVEIVDVFRPSREVYAIAEDTVKIGAKVLWLQLGIRDEKAKELVEKNNIEYVDNKCTKMEYQKYFLKMRQAFPVLSD; encoded by the coding sequence ATGCCAGATATTAAAGAAATCTTAGACAAGAATAAAACTATTGCAATGATTGGTGTAAGTAAAGATCATAAAAAACCATCAACAATTGTTATGAAACGTATGCAGGAATATGGTTTTAAAGTTATTCCAGTTAATCCAAGAGCTAAAGGAGAAAAAATCCTTGGTGAAGAGGTTTTTGAAAAAATAACTGACATAAAAGAAAAAGTTGAAATAGTAGATGTTTTTAGACCTTCAAGAGAAGTTTACGCAATTGCAGAAGACACAGTTAAAATTGGTGCTAAAGTTCTTTGGTTACAGCTTGGAATTAGAGACGAAAAAGCAAAAGAACTCGTTGAAAAAAATAATATTGAATATGTAGATAACAAATGTACAAAAATGGAGTATCAGAAATATTTTTTAAAAATGAGACAAGCATTTCCGGTATTAAGTGATTAA
- a CDS encoding YeeE/YedE family protein, which yields MNIVNFIPITAFTGGIIIGLAVVIFFLLNGRLVGISGIASNALSSKENKFDNILFLLGLILGPIIYSFFSNQSVSITISNSYVVMILAGILVGVGTRISGGCTSGHGISGIGRFSLRSVIATVSFMIVGILTVLINNLI from the coding sequence ATGAATATTGTTAACTTTATACCAATTACTGCTTTTACAGGTGGAATAATTATAGGACTAGCAGTTGTAATATTTTTCTTACTTAATGGTAGACTTGTTGGAATAAGTGGGATAGCAAGTAATGCACTTTCTTCAAAAGAAAATAAATTCGATAATATTTTATTTTTACTTGGGTTAATACTTGGTCCAATTATTTACTCTTTTTTTTCAAATCAATCAGTCAGTATAACTATTTCTAATTCTTATGTTGTGATGATTTTAGCAGGTATTTTAGTTGGTGTAGGTACAAGAATTAGTGGTGGATGTACAAGTGGTCATGGGATTAGTGGAATTGGAAGATTTTCACTAAGATCAGTTATAGCAACCGTTTCATTTATGATTGTTGGAATTTTAACTGTTTTGATTAATAATCTAATATGA
- a CDS encoding YeeE/YedE family protein, with protein MNRIASLVSGIVFGIGLTISEMINPAKVLGFLDLFGNWDPSLMFVMIGALVVSSPMFHLIKKREKPIFAENFNYSNNKVIDSKLVIGSALFGAGWGLGGLCPGPAISSIALLNIYSIIFVISMFLGFYLVKTLKSI; from the coding sequence ATGAATAGAATAGCTTCATTAGTTTCAGGAATTGTTTTTGGTATAGGTTTAACAATATCAGAGATGATTAACCCAGCTAAAGTTTTGGGATTTTTAGATTTATTTGGTAATTGGGACCCATCACTTATGTTTGTAATGATTGGTGCGCTAGTTGTTTCTTCACCAATGTTTCATTTGATAAAAAAAAGAGAAAAACCAATATTTGCTGAAAACTTTAATTATTCAAATAATAAAGTAATAGATAGCAAGTTAGTAATTGGTTCAGCTTTATTTGGTGCTGGATGGGGTTTAGGAGGATTATGTCCAGGACCTGCAATTTCTTCAATTGCACTTTTAAATATTTATTCAATTATATTTGTAATTTCGATGTTTCTGGGTTTTTATTTAGTAAAAACTTTAAAATCTATCTAA